A portion of the Cryptomeria japonica chromosome 5, Sugi_1.0, whole genome shotgun sequence genome contains these proteins:
- the LOC131075464 gene encoding lectin 9-like, with product MAELCDAPSSLLFFSCVAASFFFMLHAGNLSFAFPPTLNFMLETDAYFEGDKVIELNKNLSRSVGWAAYNKSVPLWDNSSRALANFSTHFQFSIGTGNTNQSAFGDGVAFFLVPIDLEQALNTSGGGLGLFNTTDSSESFNPVVAVEFDTYKNEWDPDDNHVGIDVNGVLSQVNFSPERVGYIYSGPCDENLKNGKLWHAWVDYDGEAKRLQVFILCNPNSGSVSKPSIPILSYDIELRNNLPPHIKVGLSASTGNAIERHTVISWNFSCKYSWGISAAALPNNPSGGQNPSIGNPADEKNNSNPVEVIQISVFCSVVALCFLMFLGWRWKVRESIRRSDEVEESDMELNVWFSQGAPKILLRRAQCCDKKLQRR from the coding sequence atggccGAGCTCTGTGATGCTCCTTCTTCCCTCCTCTTCTTTTCCTGTGTTGCTGCTTCTTTCTTTTTTATGTTACATGCAGGAAATCTTAGCTTTGCATTCCCTCCCACCTTGAATTTTATGCTTGAAACTGATGCCTATTTTGAAGGAGACAAGGTCATTGAACTGAACAAGAACCTATCCCGTAGCGTAGGCTGGGCAGCTTACAATAAATCGGTTCCACTTTGGGACAACTCCTCTCGAGCTCTGGCGAATTTCTCTACCCATTTTCAATTCAGTATCGGGACGGGCAATACTAATCAAAGCGCTTTCGGAGACGGAGTTGCTTTCTTCTTGGTGCCTATTGACTTGGAACAGGCCTTGAACACTTCTGGCGGAGGGCTTGGTTTGTTTAATACGACAGACTCCAGTGAATCATTCAATCCAGTGGTTGCCGTGGAATTTGATACTTACAAAAATGAATGGGATCCTGATGACAACCATGTGGGAATTGACGTCAATGGTGTTCTTTCCCAGGTAAACTTTTCGCCTGAAAGGGTGGGTTATATATACTCCGGCCCGTGTGATGAAAATCTCAAGAATGGAAAGCTATGGCACGCGTGGGTGGATTATGATGGGGAAGCAAAGAGGCTGCAAGTGTTTATCCTCTGTAATCCCAATAGCGGTAGTGTTTCTAAACCTTCAATCCCAATCTTATCTTATGATATAGAACTGCGCAACAATCTCCCACCACACATCAAGGTTGGCCTCTCGGCTTCCACTGGAAATGCAATAGAGAGACATACTGTAATATCTTGGAATTTTTCTTGTAAATATTCGTGGGGTATCTCAGCTGCTGCTCTTCCAAATAACCCTTCCGGTGGACAGAACCCTTCCATAGGAAATCCTGCAGACGAAAAGAACAACAGCAATCCTGTCGAAGTTATTCAAATATCGGTGTTCTGTAGCGTTGTGGCTTTGTGTTTTTTGATGTTCCTTGGCTGGCGGTGGAAGGTCAGAGAAAGCATTCGCCGGAGTGACGAAGTTGAAGAAAGCGATATGGAGTTGAACGTTTGGTTTTCTCAGGGGGCCCCGAAGATTCTCCTACGCCGAGCTCAGTGCTGCGACAAGAAACTTCAGCGAAGATGA